The following proteins come from a genomic window of Proteinivorax hydrogeniformans:
- a CDS encoding biotin transporter BioY produces the protein MTTKSKLSARDIVLTGLFVALMAIGANATSFLMVGGVPVTLQTFFSIMAGILLGSRMGVLSMTAYTVIGLAGAPIFANLQGGLNVILSPTFGFILSFISVAYVVGKFMENSSVLTQKTYLMAALLGLLTNYILGVHYMYFAYRIIVGLDAVHYSVILSWMIPAFIKDLALTVLAAIVTQRIYQVINLS, from the coding sequence ATGACAACAAAAAGTAAATTATCAGCCCGCGACATAGTTTTGACTGGGCTGTTTGTAGCACTGATGGCGATAGGAGCTAATGCCACTTCTTTCTTAATGGTAGGCGGAGTCCCAGTTACTTTACAGACTTTTTTCTCTATTATGGCCGGGATTCTTCTAGGCAGCCGTATGGGGGTTTTATCTATGACTGCTTATACTGTCATTGGTTTAGCTGGAGCTCCAATTTTTGCAAATTTACAAGGGGGATTAAATGTAATTTTAAGTCCTACTTTTGGTTTTATCTTATCTTTTATATCAGTAGCTTATGTTGTTGGTAAGTTTATGGAAAACTCTAGCGTTTTAACCCAAAAAACTTACTTAATGGCTGCTTTATTAGGACTGTTAACAAATTATATATTAGGAGTCCATTATATGTATTTCGCTTACAGGATAATCGTCGGTTTAGATGCTGTGCATTATTCTGTAATTTTAAGTTGGATGATTCCAGCTTTTATCAAAGATTTGGCTCTTACAGTCTTAGCTGCTATTGTTACGCAAAGGATATATCAAGTTATAAATCTAAGTTAA
- a CDS encoding nitroreductase family protein — MLEILKNRRSIRKYENKRIEQEKLAKLLKAVLLSPTSKNKRPWEFIVVEDTQTMQELSKAKKGGSQFLKNAPLAIVITADSGISDVWVEDASIASITLQYAAESLGLGSCWVQIRNRENDEGASEQYVQDLLGIPKEKHVESIIAIGYPAEEKEPHSDDELLYDKIYRGKYGQAYQ; from the coding sequence ATGCTAGAAATTTTAAAAAACAGAAGAAGTATCAGAAAGTATGAAAACAAACGGATAGAACAAGAAAAGTTAGCTAAACTTCTAAAAGCAGTTCTTTTATCACCAACCTCAAAAAATAAGCGACCATGGGAATTTATAGTGGTGGAGGATACTCAGACAATGCAAGAACTATCAAAGGCCAAAAAAGGTGGTTCTCAATTTTTAAAAAATGCTCCATTAGCTATAGTGATAACAGCTGATAGTGGCATTAGTGATGTTTGGGTAGAGGATGCTTCAATTGCCTCCATAACCTTACAATATGCAGCTGAATCTTTAGGTCTGGGCTCATGTTGGGTACAGATTAGAAATAGGGAAAATGATGAGGGTGCCAGCGAGCAGTATGTTCAAGACCTTCTTGGGATTCCTAAAGAAAAACATGTCGAATCAATTATAGCTATTGGCTATCCTGCTGAAGAAAAAGAGCCCCACTCAGATGATGAGTTACTTTATGATAAGATTTATAGGGGTAAATATGGGCAGGCGTATCAATAG